The nucleotide window AAATATATTTATTACTTCTAAATGAAGCTATTTCTGTCTATGGAGAGAAATATTGTATTTGTTAAGCTAAAACTGAGCCACAAACGCAATTGAAATGTGAGCCACTTTATATCAAAATAATCCTAACTGTTAAAAGTTAGGAGGATATAGAGGTGATCAGTTTGGAGAAAAAGCAATTGGTATTGATTGAGTACTACCAGCACAATACAAGTCAGCGTCAAATTGCAGAGAAGCTTAATATGTCACGAAATACTGTTAAGAAATATATCGAACAAGACTTAGCGGCAAGACAACAAGATACAAGGAATTTACCGATTACAGATAATTACGTTACGCCTCCGGCATATAAAAAGCGTAAGGGAAAAAAGAGAGCTTTAACAAATACGGTGATGAAGCGTATTCGCGAGATGATGAAACAGAATGAAAATAAGCGTGAAGTAAATATGCATAAGCAGCAATTAAAGATTATTGATATACATGACAAACTTTTAGATGAAGGTTTTAAAATCGGCTATACAACAGTTCGCAATTTCGTGAATCGTGAGGAAAAGAAGCAAAAGGAAGTATTCATCCGACAAGAGCCTAAAGTTGGTCGTGAAATTGAGTTTGATTGGGGAGAAGTAAAGTTATTTATCGATGGAAAACTAAGAAGTTTTTCAATGGCAGTATTTACTTTAGCCTATAGTAACGATCGCTTTGCGCGACTCTACGAATCAGAAACAATGGTTTGTGTACAGGATGCACACGTAAAATGTATCGAAGCTTTAGGCTTTGTGCCACACGTTTTTACATACGACAATATGCGTACAGTTGTCAAAAACTTTATCGGTTATGACCGCTTTATTACCGACGGTATGAAAAGTTTATCCTTGCATTATCATTTTCAAATACGACTTTGTCAGCCTCGTAAAGGCAATGAGAAAGGCCATGTGGAGCGAAGCGTGGAATACATACGTCGTAAAGCATTTGCGCATCGAGATACGTTTGTTTCTTTAGAAGAGGCACAGGAGTATTTAGTTTCTATTATCAAAAAATTAAATGGTCGCGTTCATTATTTGAAAGAGAAAACACATCATGAATTGATGTTGGAAGAAAAAGCTGAACGAGCTGGCAGTTTAACAGTGGCACCGTTCGACCCTGCAGAATTAGTGGAACTACGTGTGGATAAATATAGTACGGTTACCTACCGTTACAATCGCTACTCTGTACCAGAGGGGCATGTAGGAGAATACATTAAGTTAAAAGCTCGTGCAGAGGAAGTGCTTCTATTTAGCGAAGGTGAATGCATCACGAAGCATAAACGAAGCTGGCAAGTTCATGCCTGGGTGATGAATATCTACCACTATTTAAACACCTTGGAAAAGAAAAAAGGTGCCTTAGCCCAAAGTGAATGTTTGAGCCAAGCACCAAAAGATATAAAAAATATCTACCACCGCTATTATATCGGAAATGAAAAAGATTTTCTAGAACTACTTGTTTATGTCAAAGAACGAGATTGCCTAACAAGAGTACTAGAAGTCATTACTGAACTAGAAAAGAACCCTTTGGTTCATCTAACAACAGAAAAAATCATTTTCTTAGCAGAACAGTCAGCTGAAGTACGTACTGTTCTAACTGGCCAAGATGATGTCACCAGTCAATCTTTAGATAATCTATCTTCATTAGCAGCATTATTTCATTCTAAAGGAACAGGAGTGATTCATTAATGGACAAGCAAAAAGAAATGATTGAAATGTGTAAAGAATTACGTTTACCAAGTATTCGTTCTTTACTTGAACAAGAAGCATTATTTGAACAACATACAACCCCGGCTGACTTTCTCTATTTCGCTTTAAAACAGGAAATGGAGGACCGTTACGTACGAGCAAAAGCTAATCGAATTCGATTAGCCAACTTCCCAGAGAAAAAGCTATTAGAGGAATTAGATGTAGAGGCACTGCCGCAAAATGCGGCGGTTCGCCTTCCTCATTTGAAGGAACTAAAGTTTATACAGGAGAAGCAAAATGTATTATTAATTGGCTCACCTGGTACCGGTAAAACCCATCTTGCGATTGGATTAGGCATTGAAGCCTGTTTAGCGGGCTATAAAGTGTATTTCACAAGTGTAGCATCACTTGTGAATCAATTAAAGGAAAGCCGTTCTGCGAGAACATTGCGCTCCTTTGAACTAAAATTTGAGAAGTATGATTTAGTCATCATCGATGAACTCGGGTACATTTCATTCGATAAAGAAGGAGCAGAACTTCTGTTCACGCACTTATCGTTACGTGCCGGTCGAGCAGCGACAATTATAACAAGTAATCTAACGTTTGAACGCTGGGAAGAAGTATTCCACGATCCAGTATTAACATCAGCTTTAACCGATCGACTCACGCATCGAGCGCACATCATCAACATGATTGGTGGCTCCTATCGAATTTTAGAAACGAAAGAATGGATCGAACAGAGCAATTTTTAGTGGCTCATATTTTAATTAACAATTGGCTCATATTTAACTTGCGAAATACAAAATATATAGAAACTTTTATTGACCTAGTTGGCATTAGAAAACGAATCTTACAGTTGAGTCCATTACTAATGTAAACCAAAGGGGATGGCATATAATATGGAAGTGAAAATCGACATTGGTAAACTTTCTGAGAATATTACATTAAAATCAATTGAAAACGTAACACATACACAAATTCCAGAAGAGGAATTGAGGAAATACTTTTCTTTTTTGAAAGAAAACTCTTTAATTAATGCTGATAATTTTGATGAATCAGTGTGGTTAATATATAACGAAAATAAAGACAGAGAAATTATATTTAAATTTGATTTAGAGATGTATCAAGAATTAAATAAAGCTCTAAAAGGTTATATACTTCTAAAAAGAATGACAGGAACAGCTATCAATACTTGCCATAAAATACTAATGACATTAAAAAGAGTTATCTTAAAAACGAGTAAATTTGAAGATTTAAAGGAACTAGAAATCTTTTTAATGTCGCAAACCTCAATTGTCGGATTTGAAACGGCTGGGATAATTAGATTATTTTTAACTTTTTATGAACATCCATTGAGTTCGGAGATTATCGATATTTGTAACTCTATAAAAACCCCAGAGAAAAAAAACCGAGAACTACCGTATTTTCCTGATGTAATTGCCTTCGATGAAATTATAGAGGAATTCTTTAGTTCTTACAATTCAGAGGAATATTTTCGGTTTTATCCCATTTTAATTTGGTGGAAACTAACAAATGTATTACCAATGAGAGTTATTGAAGTTCTTAAACTTAAAAAAAAAATGTATAGATAAAAAAAATGATGGAACCTTTTGGATTACCATTCCCAGAGAGAAGAAAAAAGCAAACTCTCCTTTTAAACTAGATATTACTGATACAGTTCAAATTGATAAAGAAACATTCGAAATCATTTCATGCTACATTCAATTTATAGATGACAATAAAATTGAAACAGAATACTTATTTCCCTATAATCTGTATGTTAAATTTTTACCAAAACCAAAAGGGAGCTCTGGTCAAAGAAAAGGAAAAAAGAATAGATTGATCGATAAATATTTACAACGAATATTGGACGACTTTTATACCCAAGTTATTCAAAATGAATCATTAGAAAAAATTAATTTAGGAGACACCAGACACTTTTCAATTATGAATATGTTTTTGCAAGGATTCAATATGTTATCAATTGCTAGAATGGCTGGTCACGATAATTTGGAAATGCAATTCAACTATTATTCTCATATAGACCATTATGTACAATCACAGGTTTATTTACTTGCACAAAAGAAACTTGAATTAAATATTGAAAATAACATAGGTAAAACCATAAACAATACTTCAAGATATTTATACGATAAGGGATTAATTTATGAAGATATCGAGCTCGAAAAACTTAGAAAAGTAGATTTCGGATACTGTAGTAATCTTGATTTCCCGAATGATTGTGTTGGTGAATGTAAAGTATGTCAACCTTTTTATATATTTAAACCAGCTTTAAATGACTTAGAAGAAGGATTAAAGTGGTTAACCGATTATTCGCTGTCTATACAAAGAAATATACAGGAAGTAACTGAAATGATGTTTTCACTTAGCAAAAATATGTTTTATGATCTTCAGAACCATAAGTATCAAGAATCTGGGCAAACTAAATTAAATTCTGCTTCCTCTCAACTAACAAGATTAATGGACCAGAGATCTACTGTTGAAGCATGGATTAGGAGATATAAAGATGAGTGAAACTAAAGAGCCTGGGCGCCCTAAAAAAATTAGTGATGAAAAATTAAAAGAAATCGCACTTGAGTTAATTTCATAATTCCAATCCCTTCGGTATCAAGGGGTCCAACTAAATAAAAATGAGGCACCTCCCCAAATTCGGTATAATGGTAGCGACTAAACAACCTAAACCCGAAAGGAATGATGCCTCATGACTATTGTAAAACAAATTAGCCTGTTTGACATCCAGGAATTATTCGAAATGGAAAGTTCGCATCGATTTGATGCAATTTTCTCCACTTTCGATGTACAACCGATCTTTCAGCTCTTTTCTAAAAAGACATTTCGTGGCGCTCCACGCGAATGTAACTACGGTGCGATGATTCAATCACTCATGGTTCGAATCGTCGAACGTATTCCAACAATAAAGGACTTAGTCAAACGTTTAGTCAACGATCCTTTATTTCGCTTAGATTGTGGCTTTCTCGTTTCAGATTCTGTTCCATCTGAAGCTTCTTATTCACGTATGATTCACGTGATTAGTCAATCAGATATCATGGATTCTATGCAGGATCAATTAGTTTTAATGGCCTTTACCGAAGGCTTTTTAGATGACCTAAACATTGCCCATGATGCCACACATTTTGAAGCCCGTGATGCATCCAAGTCTTCTCAGAAAAAAGAAACAGCGCCGAAAAAACGTGGGCGTAAATCAAAAGAAGAGCGTGCTGCCTGGCTCGCTGAACAAGCCGAAATCGAAGCCAACTTAACGACTTATGAAAAGAAACTGGCTGCACAGCTAACGATTCCAACGAATACACTTTGGCAAGACATCCCTCTTGAGCCGAACTGGGGAATCAAGAAAAATAGCGACGGTAAAAATACGTTCTGGTATGGCTTTAAAGGTCATTTAGCCGTGTCCACGAAAAGCCAATATATCGTCGCTTCTCTGATGTCCTCAGGAAATCTGAGCGATAGTAAAGCAGCGATTCCATTGCTTAAAAAGGTGAATGACCTCATGCCCAACCGTTTTACGACAGCGATTTTCGATGCGGGCTACGACTATGAACCGATTTATCGTCAGGCACTCAACCAAACGATGCGTGTTGTCATTCCCTATAATGTACGCCGAGAAGGTGAAATGGTCGGATTTGATGCACATTTCCGTCCAACTTGTGTACGTGAACATAGCTACTGTTATGATAGTTTCGATGAGAAGTACAAGGCATTGAAATTTACACGCCCGAAGGAATGTGCAACCTGTCCATTACGTGATGATTCGCTCTGTCAAAAGGTGTTTAAAATCAAGTGTGAAACCGATATTCGAAAATATACGAATCCAGCACGTGGCTCAGATTTATGGAAAAAGCTTTATAAAGAACGCACGGCAGTAGAACGTGTAAATGCGTATTTAAAACAATACTTTCAGTTAAACAACGTCCGTCACAAAACAGGGAGAAAGGCAAAGTTCCATTTCAATCTCGTGACGTTTATTTATAATGCCTGCAAGTTAGCAGTCGATCGTATCAACGCGCAATTAAATAAATTACAAGTAGCTGCTTAATTTTAAAAAACGGTAGTTTTCACAATGGAGCAGTCTAAGCTCTAAAAAAAATCGATTTATGAAATTGATTCACTTAGCATTAAACATAAAAATGGGAGGAAAAAAATTACTTTTCAATTTCTTCAAAATGAAACGGGTATTGGAAGACAAACGTGGAAACGCAGAATTGAGGACTATATTAATGAACTAAATAAGCCAATTATTCTACCTACTAACGCTACATTGGAAGGTGTTTACTTTCCAAATATTGAAGATATTTTTGAACGACATAATAACAACAAAACAAAAATTATCGACGAATTTTACCATTTTGAAGAAATGTTTCGGCAAACTTTTCAAGAATTAACTTCATTAAAAGAAAAAATGGTTCATTTGGAACAATTACCATATATAGTTGAAAAACAGAAAGAAGAAGTGAAATTAGCTAAACAAAAGGCCACCCATTATGAGAATTTATACAAATCTTTAATCCTTACTAGTAGCTTTTCACATCTTCGTGACTTTAAAAACATTCAAGGAGATTTATTACAATTCAATAGTGGAAAAGCGGATCATATGACAGTAGAAGAAAATAAATTTAATAAGATTTTTTCTTCTGTAAACCAAATAGCTGATGAAGATTCCATTCAAAATCTAACTACTATGTTTCCGGATTTATTTAAAAAGGATTAAATTTAGATTCGATAAAGGACAATACCTGGTTGAGAACCTTTTATGGATTACAATTAAAATTATTGAATATGTTTATATACTTCCAAAAGAATTAAATTAAATCTTTAACAAATAACCGTAGATGAAATCAAGACGAAGTTAAAGAAGTATTAAGTTTATTTAGTTCTTAAACCCATAAAAGAATCCGTTTGATTAATCTTTTTTTAAATGGATTCTTTTTTATCACCAATTTAAAGTACTACTTCTATTTAAATTAAATTTACATATGCCTGTCTCAGGAAGATATTGCTTTACTTTAAGAGCCGCTTCAATATCACCCGTTAAGTAATTGAAAATGAACGAACTTGCTCATAACCAGTCGCCGTAAAAAAGATTGACGCACGTCTATAGCTTTTCATTACGACAATATAAAAGCTTGATTCGATGCTTCTGCACTTTCTACAGTAGTATCAATTGATAGAATTAATCACAATATGGCAGTTACTACGTTCTTTTAAGGTCCTGACAATAGTAGTTTTTACTCGAATATACTTCAATGATGATTATTCTCCGTTATATCCATTTACATCAGCCCATTTTTTATTAGGGAACACGACCTCTCTTGTTACAATGAAGCTTTAAATATTAAGCTATTTCATTTCAATTATCTGCATCTCCTTATGACGAAGGATTTCACTCTCAGATATTAGATGACTTTAAATTCTTCCAAATGACACAATTGAATCTCGTTTATATGCTTCTAGTCCAGCCTAAAACTTGGCTTTCACTTCAGAGTTTGGTTTTAAGTTATTCATTTTATCTTCAAGTCGATTCGTTTTTTTACCATGAATTATTTTAAATTTTTGAATTAACTAAATATACATATATACTAATAGTGATAAATGAGATTAAGGAAATACTTTAATTATAGCCCTAATGAAAAAGGAAGCAGCTAAGAATATTACATAAGATGAGATAGGACAAGCTTTAACGAGTACTAGAATGGATATAATAAAAACGGTTGACAATATACCTAGCGGGGTATATTATGTGTGTAAGAAATAGGTGATTTGCAAATCTAAGAAGTGGCATAGGAGGGTTCACAATGAAAAAAGTAGTCATTATTGGTGGAGTTGCAGGCGGTGCTTCCGCAGCAGCAAGAATTCGACGTTTGGATGAGCAAGCTGAAATTGTGATGTTTGAGAAAGGCCCACACGTTTCCTTTTCAAACTGTTCATTACCGTTTTATTTAAGTGGTATTGTAGCGGACAGCAAAAAATTATTAATGATGACACCAGATTCATTTGAAGCCAAGCATAATATTGACGCCCGCGTGAATAGTGAAGTTATTGCGATTAACCGGACGGACAAAACGGTGACGGTAAAAAACGTCGTAACCGATGAACTATCGGCAGAATCTTACGACCAATTAGTTTTATCGCCTGGGGCTAGTCCGATTGTGCCAAGCTTACCCGGAAATGATTTACCGCATGTATTTACCGTTAGAAACGTTGTAGATATTGAGCGTTTACAAAAAGCAGTCGTCGAGCAGGAAGCGCAAAACATTGCGGTTATAGGTGGTGGCTTTATTGGCGTG belongs to Solibacillus sp. FSL W7-1436 and includes:
- the istB gene encoding IS21-like element helper ATPase IstB; translated protein: MDKQKEMIEMCKELRLPSIRSLLEQEALFEQHTTPADFLYFALKQEMEDRYVRAKANRIRLANFPEKKLLEELDVEALPQNAAVRLPHLKELKFIQEKQNVLLIGSPGTGKTHLAIGLGIEACLAGYKVYFTSVASLVNQLKESRSARTLRSFELKFEKYDLVIIDELGYISFDKEGAELLFTHLSLRAGRAATIITSNLTFERWEEVFHDPVLTSALTDRLTHRAHIINMIGGSYRILETKEWIEQSNF
- a CDS encoding transposase; the encoded protein is MTIVKQISLFDIQELFEMESSHRFDAIFSTFDVQPIFQLFSKKTFRGAPRECNYGAMIQSLMVRIVERIPTIKDLVKRLVNDPLFRLDCGFLVSDSVPSEASYSRMIHVISQSDIMDSMQDQLVLMAFTEGFLDDLNIAHDATHFEARDASKSSQKKETAPKKRGRKSKEERAAWLAEQAEIEANLTTYEKKLAAQLTIPTNTLWQDIPLEPNWGIKKNSDGKNTFWYGFKGHLAVSTKSQYIVASLMSSGNLSDSKAAIPLLKKVNDLMPNRFTTAIFDAGYDYEPIYRQALNQTMRVVIPYNVRREGEMVGFDAHFRPTCVREHSYCYDSFDEKYKALKFTRPKECATCPLRDDSLCQKVFKIKCETDIRKYTNPARGSDLWKKLYKERTAVERVNAYLKQYFQLNNVRHKTGRKAKFHFNLVTFIYNACKLAVDRINAQLNKLQVAA
- the istA gene encoding IS21 family transposase; its protein translation is MISLEKKQLVLIEYYQHNTSQRQIAEKLNMSRNTVKKYIEQDLAARQQDTRNLPITDNYVTPPAYKKRKGKKRALTNTVMKRIREMMKQNENKREVNMHKQQLKIIDIHDKLLDEGFKIGYTTVRNFVNREEKKQKEVFIRQEPKVGREIEFDWGEVKLFIDGKLRSFSMAVFTLAYSNDRFARLYESETMVCVQDAHVKCIEALGFVPHVFTYDNMRTVVKNFIGYDRFITDGMKSLSLHYHFQIRLCQPRKGNEKGHVERSVEYIRRKAFAHRDTFVSLEEAQEYLVSIIKKLNGRVHYLKEKTHHELMLEEKAERAGSLTVAPFDPAELVELRVDKYSTVTYRYNRYSVPEGHVGEYIKLKARAEEVLLFSEGECITKHKRSWQVHAWVMNIYHYLNTLEKKKGALAQSECLSQAPKDIKNIYHRYYIGNEKDFLELLVYVKERDCLTRVLEVITELEKNPLVHLTTEKIIFLAEQSAEVRTVLTGQDDVTSQSLDNLSSLAALFHSKGTGVIH